A window from Calditerrivibrio sp. encodes these proteins:
- the bamA gene encoding outer membrane protein assembly factor BamA, with translation MKRFLAVLGLLLFLGSVHAGTIDKVLIQGNKRVSESKIQTFLPKAGEELDLKKIDDSIKKMYESGLFLDIKVDLRFDEDKMVLIYVVKEKPFVNKVYFEGNKEIKEDKLKEELKIKDNSPFDKKLIEDSVKQIRKKYEDNNFFNVKISYDIEERGNNAVDIVFTIDEGVESKIYTINFYGNKAFKEKELRKLIETNEKGFFSWLTGSGKIKRENLEIDRERIRQHYLNNGFMRVKVGEPELIYSEDKKKVTLNFRIEEGEKYKIGEISFKGNVHIDNKTLMDKLSLKKGDLFSAEKFQKDIAALTDAFTEIGYAFANVDPVNDIKDDEKIVNITYNIEENILYHINRIIISGNNKTRDRVIRREFDIVEGEKYNSIKIRDSKRHVEFTNYFEEVNLKEDVVADGLIDLKLSVKEKPTGMFTVGAGYSSLDGFTAMASVNQANLFGLGYNLGLKAEFSEKRTDYTLSFTDPWLFDRPITAGVDLYNLKRSYYEYTKKSEGIAFRLGHPIIKRKLYINYRLAYDKIKIYDIDVNASEYIKAQEGDTVTVSFTPSIVWNTLNHPFDPSKGNKSSLYIKYAGGLLGGDNEFVKTGLESNQYFPLFWSFVGMVRGELGYLTPLGGKELPIDERYRLGGMYSVRGYKYGDISPRDKDGYAYGGDKYLLFNAELSFDISKENKFKGVFFFDAGQVYDKGEAYLSKDFVKTVGYGFRWFSPIGPLRIEYGHKLDRKPGEAPGRWDFSIGGLF, from the coding sequence ATGAAAAGGTTTTTGGCTGTTTTAGGATTGCTGTTGTTTCTTGGTAGTGTTCATGCTGGGACTATTGATAAGGTATTGATTCAAGGTAACAAGAGGGTATCCGAGTCTAAGATTCAGACGTTTTTGCCCAAAGCAGGTGAAGAACTGGATCTTAAAAAGATCGATGACTCCATTAAGAAAATGTATGAATCTGGTTTATTTTTGGATATTAAGGTCGATCTTCGATTTGATGAAGACAAGATGGTACTCATATATGTGGTAAAAGAAAAGCCTTTTGTTAATAAGGTGTATTTTGAAGGGAATAAGGAGATTAAGGAAGATAAATTAAAAGAAGAGCTTAAAATAAAGGATAACTCCCCTTTCGATAAAAAACTTATAGAGGATAGTGTTAAGCAGATCCGTAAGAAATATGAGGATAACAATTTTTTTAATGTGAAGATTAGTTATGATATTGAAGAGAGGGGTAACAATGCTGTAGATATTGTATTTACCATTGATGAAGGCGTTGAGTCGAAGATATATACCATAAATTTCTATGGTAATAAGGCGTTTAAGGAAAAAGAGCTAAGGAAACTTATTGAAACAAACGAGAAAGGCTTTTTCTCATGGCTTACCGGTAGTGGTAAAATTAAACGGGAAAATCTGGAAATTGATAGGGAACGCATAAGACAGCATTATCTTAACAATGGTTTTATGAGGGTAAAGGTGGGTGAACCAGAGCTAATTTATTCTGAGGATAAGAAGAAAGTTACCCTAAACTTCAGGATAGAGGAGGGTGAAAAATACAAGATTGGTGAGATCTCTTTTAAAGGCAATGTTCATATTGATAATAAAACATTGATGGATAAATTGAGTCTAAAAAAAGGGGATCTCTTTAGTGCTGAAAAGTTTCAAAAGGATATAGCCGCTCTAACAGATGCGTTTACGGAGATTGGATATGCCTTTGCTAATGTGGATCCTGTCAATGATATCAAGGATGATGAGAAGATTGTAAATATAACCTACAATATAGAGGAGAACATTCTTTATCATATAAATAGGATAATAATATCTGGTAACAACAAAACAAGAGATAGGGTTATAAGAAGAGAGTTTGATATAGTTGAAGGGGAGAAGTATAATTCAATAAAGATACGCGACTCTAAGAGACATGTGGAGTTTACCAATTATTTTGAAGAGGTTAATTTAAAAGAGGATGTGGTAGCTGATGGTCTGATAGATCTAAAGCTAAGTGTAAAGGAAAAACCTACAGGCATGTTTACTGTTGGAGCAGGTTATTCAAGTCTTGATGGTTTTACGGCAATGGCATCGGTGAATCAGGCCAATCTTTTTGGATTGGGGTATAACCTTGGTTTGAAGGCAGAGTTTTCTGAGAAGAGAACAGATTATACCTTAAGCTTTACTGATCCATGGCTTTTTGATAGACCTATTACTGCTGGGGTTGATCTTTACAATCTTAAACGAAGCTACTATGAGTATACAAAGAAATCTGAGGGTATAGCTTTTAGGTTGGGGCATCCAATAATTAAACGTAAGCTTTATATAAATTATAGACTTGCTTACGATAAGATAAAGATATACGATATAGATGTAAATGCTTCTGAATATATAAAGGCACAAGAGGGTGATACTGTAACAGTTAGTTTTACACCAAGCATTGTTTGGAATACTTTAAATCATCCTTTTGATCCATCAAAGGGTAACAAATCGAGTTTATATATAAAATATGCTGGTGGGTTACTTGGCGGGGATAATGAGTTTGTGAAAACAGGTTTAGAGAGTAATCAGTATTTCCCACTTTTCTGGTCCTTCGTGGGAATGGTCAGAGGTGAACTGGGGTACTTGACACCCTTAGGTGGTAAAGAACTACCTATTGATGAACGATATAGACTTGGTGGTATGTATAGTGTGAGAGGGTACAAATATGGAGATATATCTCCGAGGGATAAAGATGGATATGCTTACGGTGGTGACAAATATTTGCTCTTTAATGCTGAACTCTCTTTCGATATATCTAAGGAGAACAAGTTTAAAGGTGTTTTCTTTTTTGACGCTGGACAGGTATATGATAAAGGGGAAGCATACCTGTCAAAGGATTTTGTGAAGACGGTGGGTTATGGTTTTAGGTGGTTTTCACCAATTGGGCCACTTAGGATAGAGTATGGTCACAAGCTTGATAGAAAACCGGGAGAAGCACCTGGCAGGTGGGATTTCTCCATAGGTGGACTATTTTAA
- the hisG gene encoding ATP phosphoribosyltransferase has translation MNDIITVALPKGRLAEETIELFINKKILDENCIDFDSRKLIFEDLDKGFRFLIVRNMDVPTYVEYGACDLGVVGKDIICETKADVYEFLDLNFGFCSMCVASTDPNFKYKHDIKVATKFVNVTKDFFIKKGFFIETIKLYGSIEIAPLLGLSDIIVDLVSTGETLRKNGLHVIDKIMDSTARLIGNKNLTRVKYVKIKKILEMLRG, from the coding sequence ATGAATGATATAATAACTGTCGCGCTACCAAAGGGTAGGCTTGCGGAAGAAACTATAGAACTTTTTATAAATAAGAAGATACTCGATGAGAACTGTATTGATTTTGATTCAAGAAAGCTCATATTTGAAGATCTGGATAAGGGGTTCAGGTTTTTAATCGTTAGAAATATGGATGTACCCACGTATGTAGAATATGGGGCATGTGATCTTGGAGTTGTTGGTAAAGATATTATATGCGAAACAAAGGCGGATGTGTATGAGTTTTTAGATCTGAATTTCGGATTTTGTAGCATGTGTGTAGCATCCACCGATCCAAATTTTAAATACAAACACGATATAAAGGTGGCTACTAAGTTTGTTAATGTAACGAAAGATTTCTTTATTAAAAAAGGTTTTTTTATTGAAACTATAAAACTTTATGGTTCGATAGAGATAGCGCCTTTGTTGGGATTGTCAGATATTATTGTTGATCTTGTTTCCACAGGCGAGACCTTGAGGAAAAATGGGCTTCATGTAATTGATAAGATAATGGATTCTACAGCAAGGCTCATTGGCAATAAGAATCTTACAAGAGTAAAATATGTAAAAATAAAAAAGATATTGGAGATGTTGAGAGGATGA
- the murA gene encoding UDP-N-acetylglucosamine 1-carboxyvinyltransferase — translation MDKFRVTGGHSLNGRIKISGAKNSSLPILAATILTSGEYVIDNVPHLMDVKTMLKLLKVLGMDYDFSENRVYIKNHDVVDLWTAPYELVKTMRASVLVLGPLVAKKGRAKVSLPGGCAIGERPVDQHIKALVQMGARVDIEHGYIIAEADRLKGTEIYFDLVTVTGTENIMMAATLAEGETILYNAAQEPEVVDLARFLKKMGADITGEGTNVIKIRGVSELSPTDYSVMPDRIEAGTIMCAVAGVGGEVLIEDAPVEAMKATIDKLIETGCQIKIVNKNTLKISSSGVLKSADVVTQPYPGFATDMQAQFMAIMTKAKGLSVITENIFENRFMHVSEMKRMGADIRLKDRSAVIKGVERLTGADIMASDLRASAGLVIAAMMAEGESNIHRIYHLDRGYEDFDKKMNALGAQIVREKDE, via the coding sequence ATTCTTTAAACGGTAGGATTAAGATAAGTGGTGCGAAAAACTCCTCATTACCTATTCTTGCCGCAACCATTTTGACATCTGGTGAGTATGTTATAGATAATGTACCTCATCTGATGGATGTGAAGACCATGCTCAAGCTTTTAAAAGTTTTGGGAATGGATTATGATTTTTCAGAAAATAGGGTGTATATAAAAAATCATGATGTGGTAGATCTCTGGACAGCTCCTTATGAGTTGGTTAAGACGATGAGAGCTAGTGTCTTGGTTTTGGGGCCCTTAGTAGCAAAAAAGGGGAGGGCAAAGGTTTCGTTGCCCGGTGGTTGTGCCATAGGGGAAAGGCCTGTGGATCAACATATAAAAGCTTTGGTCCAAATGGGTGCAAGGGTGGATATTGAGCATGGTTATATTATTGCAGAGGCCGATAGACTTAAAGGGACAGAAATATATTTTGATCTTGTTACTGTTACTGGTACAGAAAATATTATGATGGCTGCTACCCTCGCTGAAGGGGAGACGATACTTTACAATGCTGCCCAGGAACCTGAGGTGGTGGATTTGGCCAGGTTTCTAAAAAAGATGGGGGCAGATATCACCGGCGAAGGTACAAATGTAATCAAGATTAGGGGAGTCTCTGAACTATCTCCTACAGACTACTCTGTAATGCCAGATAGAATTGAAGCAGGAACTATTATGTGTGCTGTAGCTGGAGTGGGTGGGGAAGTTTTAATAGAAGATGCGCCCGTTGAGGCGATGAAGGCTACTATTGATAAATTGATAGAAACTGGTTGTCAAATAAAGATAGTAAATAAAAATACTTTAAAAATTTCATCTAGTGGTGTTTTAAAATCTGCAGATGTTGTTACTCAGCCTTACCCCGGTTTTGCAACGGATATGCAGGCCCAGTTTATGGCAATTATGACAAAGGCCAAAGGGCTATCGGTTATTACCGAAAATATCTTTGAAAACAGGTTCATGCATGTGTCGGAGATGAAGAGAATGGGGGCTGACATAAGACTCAAGGATAGATCAGCGGTTATAAAAGGGGTGGAACGGCTTACTGGGGCTGATATTATGGCTTCAGATCTAAGAGCAAGTGCTGGGCTTGTGATCGCCGCCATGATGGCGGAAGGTGAGTCTAATATCCACAGAATCTATCACCTCGACAGGGGCTATGAAGATTTTGATAAAAAGATGAATGCTTTGGGTGCCCAAATAGTAAGGGAAAAGGATGAATGA